In the Harmonia axyridis chromosome 3, icHarAxyr1.1, whole genome shotgun sequence genome, one interval contains:
- the LOC123675261 gene encoding insulin-like growth factor-binding protein complex acid labile subunit, translated as MGIIEDGAFIGLDSFLNLNLSYNKIGKLSKNAFMVLKKLKISDLSNNNLTKKESTLDKLNYLDLSGTGIEDLGTNTFDQLSLKTLRLDDNSIRIIPSNFFNFNDKLVSLSMIRNPISIIPQDSSNHKMKLTYLYLTIHGKILEKRFFNVIFLKGLHIVHSQITELHKYSFKGLVNLKKLNFKNSTILEIEPGAFVGLRNVMESDRENLFANVSSLKSKTFIGLDSLESFNFSKVGMGIIEDGAFIELDSLLNLNLSYNQIEKLSKNAFMVLKKLKISDLSNNNLTKKESTFPIGTFRDLVELTDLHLQHNRIIKLHISTIRHIQTPTDVKDDWYRREQVAM; from the exons ATGGGGATTATTGAAGATGGTGCCTTCATTGGACTCGACAGTTTTCTTAATTTGAACCTCAGTTATAATAAAATCGGAAAATTGTCGAAGAATGCTTTCATggtattgaaaaaactgaaaatatcagatCTCTCCAACAATAATTTAACTAAAAAAGAATCCAC CTTGGATAAACTGAATTATTTAGATCTGAGCGGAACTGGAATCGAAGATCTAGGCACTAACACTTTCGATCAATTATCTTTGAAAACCCTTCGTTTGGATGATAACTCAATTCGGATAATACCCAGTAACTTCTTCAATTTTAATGATAAGTTAGTCTCCTTAAGCATGATACGAAATCCTATTTCGATAATTCCACAAGATTCTTCTaatcataaaatgaaattaacgTATCTGTACTTAACAATACACggtaaaattttggaaaaacgtTTTTTCAATGTGATATTTTTGAAAGGATTGCACATAGTACATTCTCAAATAACGGAGCTACATAAGTATAGTTTCAAGGGTTTAGTAAACCTGAAGAAGCTCAACTTCAAGAATTCAACGATATTGGAAATCGAACCTGGTGCTTTTGTAGGATTGAGAAATGTTATGGAATCTGACAGGGAAAACTTATTCGCCAATGTTAGCTCTTTGAAATCGAAAACGTTCATCGGTTTAGACAGTTTAGAATCTTTCAACTTCTCCAAGGTCGGAATGGGGATTATTGAAGATGGTGCCTTCATTGAACTCGACAGTCTTCTTAATTTGAACCTCAGTTATAAtcaaatcgaaaaattgtcgAAGAATGCTTTCATggtattgaaaaaactgaaaatatcagatCTCTCCAACAATAATTTAACTAAAAAAGAATCCACGTTCCCCATTGGAACTTTTAGGGATCTAGTAGAGTTGACCGACTTACATCTTCAACATAACAGAATCATCAAACTTCACATTTCGACAATTCGACACATTCAAACACCAACCGATGTTAAAGACGATTGGTATAGGCGAGAACAAGTGGCCATGTGA